TGAGCGGGTCGATTACGCGCTTTTCTGTCACAACGTTCCGGTGATGTATATCGAGGCTAAGCCGTTTGGGGCAAACCTGACGAATCATTCGCCGCAGCTATCGCGTTATTTCAATGCGACGCCGGAAGTTGCAGTTGCAGCCATCACAAACGGCTCTGAGTGGCGGTTTTTCACTGATTTGAGCAACAAAAACATGATGGATGGCGCGCCATTCTTCAGTTTTTCGTTTGCTGACATTGATGATGCCGTGGCCAATCGTTTATACCGCTTCCGGCATGATGAATTTCAGCCGGATGCCTTGCGCACACTGGCTGAGGAAAGTGTCTATATCTCGGCGTTTCAGGAATTGATCAGCGCTGAGCTACGGCAGCCGAGCGCCGAGTTCGTGCGCTACATAGCTGGCCGTGCCAATGTGCAACGTCAATTGAATGCCAAGTTTCTCGATAGCCTGACGCCGCTGATTAAGCAGGCTGTCGAGTTAGCGGTTTCTGCAATGGTTGTTTCCGGATTGTCGGCAAAGCCGGTTGCCCAGTTTGTGCAGCCAGAGGCTGCGCCGGTGATCCGCGAGGATGGCGATATTGTCGATCCTGAAAATGCCAAGATCGTTACAACGGCCGCTGAACGGCGTCTGCTGGAGGTGCTGCGCCAGATCGTTGGTCCTGAGGATGAGATCGTCGGCAAAGATACCGAAAGTTATTACGCTGCTCTGTATAACGGGAAGAGCAACCGCTGGCTGGTTCGGTATTGGGGTGACAAGAAGGTGCCTGCCGTGCAGTGTTGTCTGCCGATGACAACGGAGCGCCGTAGTGATGTCATTCGTGCTGGCTTGAGCTTTTCAACGGGCGATACGATTAACCTCGGCGCTCCGGAGAACATTCTGCGCTTGGCGCCGCTCATCCTTGAGTGCTTGGGTTACTGCAAGAATGATGACAATTTCAGGCGGGCAGGGCAGGCGGTCGACTGATTGTTATGTGCTAAAGCCGAGCGACGGCCATCATCGCTCGGCGCTTTGCGGCAGTGGCTGCTCTAAACAATCGGATCAATTCTTCTTCTGTTGGTGACAGGGTTATTTCGTCGACAATCACGCTTTGCGAAGTGTGGTCGCGGTCCATCCATCCGGTTGTTCTTCCTGATCCGCTTTCCAGTGATCGCGCAATTTTATTGCCGACTTGCCGTACTCGGCCGGATGGGAGCTTTGTTCCTGTGAGTATTTGCGAGAGATATTTTTCACTGACGCCGGCTGCTTCTGCCAGGCTGGTAATGCTGCCGTGTTCGGCAACCAGGGTGATTAAGTTGGTCAGACGGATGTCATTGCGAGTCATGCCGCGATGGTATTCGTCGTTTGATTGTCAGAACACAAGCGCAACGCTGGTTAAAAATGATAGCGATACGCTACCTTTTAAACGGCGGAAATCCTTGCAAATAGGCTAATAAGCCATCTTTGAATATGACCTTCGTCTAATTGGCATGGGTGGATGTTTTATTGATAATTGCGACTCAATTTTATTGAGTCAAAAAATAACCCGGGCATTGCCCGGGCGGGAGAGTAGCAAGCAGCGTCCTGCGAGCTGGGGTCGTGGAGCGACCCTGGGGCGCCTATTCTTTGCTTGGCGAAATTATCCCCGTTAATCGTGATCCAGTATGACTGACATGGATAGTTTGGCGAGGTGCATGAGTGCTGCCTCGTTCTTTGCCAGTTTCCCGCCTATTTTTACGCTTGGTTGCCCTGTCTTGTCGACCAGAATGACGATTACGCCATCTGCGTGAGTGTTCCGTGCATCGGACGCGCAGGAAAGAATAGTTTCGACGGTGTCTTGATGGTTTCGGCGGGATAGATCGTGAACTCGTAATCTGGCTTTTGTCACGGGCGGGCGGCCATGATTAGGCCAAAAGTAATAGACCCCGCAATATTACATCACAGCAATGTTACTTTTGGTGGTTTTCGTTTTCGGCTTGATTTTTGTAAAGACTCGCTCGGAGCATGGCCAGCGATTTTTCAACATCGATAGTTTTTCCAGCGGGACGGACATCAGTGTCCGGGATGCTTTGTAGTGCCCATTCGACAGCTTGAATGGCAGGATGGTTGGTTGGCAGTGTAAGCAGTTTGCGAATGACCCTGTCAATCCTGTCGTTTCCCTCATCATCGATTTGATGAGGCTCATGCACAGATTTTGGCGCCTGTTCTGCGGGTGAGTACTGAATTTCAAAAGCGTTTTCCGGAAGACCGGCACGCTTTGCCATGTTTCGCCTGGCGATGTCCCTGAATGGCCGATGCCCATTCAGAATTTGAGACACATAGGTCGCGTCGATCTGCTTGTCGGCATCATCTTTTGAATGCTGGTCGGCGAATTTTGCTGGGCCGCCAGCATCAGTGACCATCTTCCTGAGTATTTCGACGTTCGGTGTGGGTGGGTATTTCATGGCGGCATTGTTTCCTTGCGATAGCAAAAGGTAAATTCACGATTGCTATCGCGTATAGCATCTGCTATCGTCAACGGCATGAACCTGACCGAATACCTTTCTGAGCGGGGCGCTGTCGTTAGATTGGCAAGCGAAATTGGTGTTGAGCCGCCACTGGTTTCCCAGTGGAAAAACGGCCATCGACCAATTCCGGCTGCGCATTGTCCAGCTATCGAGCGCGCTACTTCCGGAGTCGTTTCTTGTGAATCGATGCGCCCGGATATTGATTGGGCCTACATCAGAAGCACCGCCAAGGTTGCTTGAAATGCTCATTGTTTTTCCCTTTGTCTCAAACCCGGTCCGTGTTTCCTCCCTCGCGGATTCCGGTCTTTTGCCGGGGTCAGTTAGCGCTGATCCCGGCCTTTTCTTGACTTCACTTTAGGTCTCAAAGAGGTAAATGTCATGCGTGATCGTCCGCAAACTCTAATTTCAACTGTGCGTGATGCTGTCGATGCCTGGCGCAAGCGCGAAAGAATGTCGATCGCCGCTGTTGTTGAATCAATTGTCGAGGTGCATTGCCGTCTTGGTCAGGATGCGCTGACTGAGATTACGTTTGAATCCGACAGCGATGCTCATCGGCGCATGCAATCGAATGGCGATCGCGTCATGCGATGGCTCGATGACGTTACGAAGCACAGCAACCATCTGCCGGCGAACTTTCTGCCAAGTGTGATTGCTGCTCTGCCAATGGATCTTCGTATTGAGTGCGTCAATCGAATCCTGTTGCCAACAGCGCTATCTGTTCGCGCTATTGAAACAGTTGACGTGCCGAGCGTTGCTCATGTTTTGCAGGCCGTCGCGAAAGAATCTGGCGAGGCAACATCAGCTGTTGCGGCCTTGATTGATGGGGCCACCAAGGACGAGTTGGTATGCGCCCAACGCGAACTGACCGAAGCGTCAGCCGCCACTGCTACAGCCTTGGCAATGGTTGAGTCGCTAATGCTTCGATGTGCCCCGAATGCATAACAACAATCCCCGCTCCCCTATGGATCGTATGGGCGAAGTGGCAGCAGATGTTCAGTTGCTACTGAACATCAATGAGCCAGCTTGTGGGTCCTCCTGGGCTATCCCTATCGAGGGTAATTCGCGCCCCGATTGGTGTGTAGGTAGTGGGCGGGAAGCATAGTGAACAATAAGGGAGAGGTCGCAGCGTGAATATCGCGATCAACTATGATGACGTGGTCAAGCAACTCGAAGCTGCGGGGCTGATCCTCGACCTGCCGCTCAAGGTTGCCACTTCGAAAAAGTCGGTGCGCTGCAAGGTTGATGGCGGGTCGAAAGAGAAGAGCGGCTGGTACCGCATCCATGAATGGATGAATTCTTCGGGCCAGATCATGCTGGTCGGCAGCTATGGTGTGTTTTCCGGGGATGACCCGGGAACATTGAAGATTGAACTGACCAAGCGCTGCAATGGCTGCGGTCGTGAAATCGGATTTCGCGAGAAGGTTTGTCCAG
The sequence above is drawn from the Dechloromonas sp. TW-R-39-2 genome and encodes:
- a CDS encoding type I restriction endonuclease; protein product: MIAFKERLLAHAKHVESVGAHCSTEETTKQALILPLLDILGFSPFDPTRVKAEYGADFPGAKNNERVDYALFCHNVPVMYIEAKPFGANLTNHSPQLSRYFNATPEVAVAAITNGSEWRFFTDLSNKNMMDGAPFFSFSFADIDDAVANRLYRFRHDEFQPDALRTLAEESVYISAFQELISAELRQPSAEFVRYIAGRANVQRQLNAKFLDSLTPLIKQAVELAVSAMVVSGLSAKPVAQFVQPEAAPVIREDGDIVDPENAKIVTTAAERRLLEVLRQIVGPEDEIVGKDTESYYAALYNGKSNRWLVRYWGDKKVPAVQCCLPMTTERRSDVIRAGLSFSTGDTINLGAPENILRLAPLILECLGYCKNDDNFRRAGQAVD
- a CDS encoding helix-turn-helix domain-containing protein; protein product: MNLTEYLSERGAVVRLASEIGVEPPLVSQWKNGHRPIPAAHCPAIERATSGVVSCESMRPDIDWAYIRSTAKVA